A part of Candidatus Electrothrix aestuarii genomic DNA contains:
- a CDS encoding Rpn family recombination-promoting nuclease/putative transposase translates to MLTKERYINLFTDYGFKKIFGEEPNKNLLLDFLNELLREEQGEIRDLTYLKTEQLGDTDINRKAIFDLYCENERGEKFIVELQKSKQNFFKDRALYYSTFPIREQAERGDWNFELKAVYTVAILDFVFNEDKGQPEKYRYDVKLSDIDTNKVFYDKLTFIYLEMPKFTKSLEELETRFDKWLYVIRNLNRLERLPDSLREKVFEQLFTTAEIARFTPDQVLSYEKSLKYYRDMKNSLDTAFDEGKQEKEREIVINGLQQGLEVSLLASLTGLSKETIEKIEEELHEDEA, encoded by the coding sequence ATGCTCACAAAAGAACGCTACATCAACCTGTTCACAGATTACGGATTCAAAAAGATCTTCGGCGAAGAACCGAACAAAAACCTGCTGCTGGATTTTCTCAACGAGCTGCTCAGAGAGGAACAGGGAGAGATCCGGGATCTGACCTACCTCAAGACGGAGCAACTGGGCGACACCGATATCAACCGTAAGGCAATTTTTGATCTCTACTGCGAGAACGAACGCGGAGAAAAGTTCATTGTTGAGCTCCAAAAGAGCAAACAGAATTTTTTCAAAGACCGCGCTCTCTACTACTCCACCTTTCCTATCCGCGAACAGGCAGAACGGGGCGACTGGAATTTCGAGCTCAAGGCCGTCTATACCGTGGCAATCCTGGATTTTGTTTTTAATGAGGACAAGGGGCAACCGGAGAAATACCGTTACGATGTCAAGCTGTCGGACATTGACACCAACAAGGTGTTTTATGATAAACTGACCTTCATCTACCTGGAGATGCCCAAGTTCACCAAGAGCTTGGAGGAGCTGGAGACCCGATTCGATAAATGGCTTTATGTTATCAGGAACCTGAATCGGCTTGAACGGTTACCGGACAGCTTGCGGGAAAAGGTCTTTGAGCAGCTCTTCACTACAGCAGAAATTGCCCGTTTCACCCCAGATCAGGTTCTCTCTTACGAGAAAAGCCTCAAGTATTATCGGGACATGAAAAACTCCCTGGATACGGCATTTGATGAGGGCAAACAGGAAAAAGAGCGCGAAATAGTCATCAACGGCCTGCAACAGGGGCTGGAGGTCAGCCTGCTCGCCTCCTTGACGGGATTATCGAAGGAAACGATTGAAAAAATTGAAGAAGAGCTCCATGAAGATGAGGCATAA
- a CDS encoding YqgE/AlgH family protein, translating to MEDLSGHFLISTPQMPDPRFQEQVILLCAHNKEGAMGVVINKPNEEISMMEVLLSTNIPLPEGTLPPVYNGGPVEMEAGFILYSSDHEMGNSLKITPDIYLSRESKLLEKISIGKGPKDYMFLLGYAGWGPGQLEDELMDNSWLTVPGDLEVLFNTPDDRKWKQAARRYGINISIFSDIVGNA from the coding sequence ATGGAAGATTTGAGCGGACATTTCCTCATTTCAACACCGCAGATGCCTGATCCAAGATTTCAGGAACAGGTCATTTTACTTTGCGCACATAATAAAGAAGGTGCAATGGGCGTGGTTATTAATAAACCGAACGAGGAAATCTCCATGATGGAGGTTTTGCTCAGCACGAACATTCCCCTGCCTGAGGGAACCTTGCCGCCGGTGTATAACGGTGGGCCTGTGGAAATGGAAGCGGGTTTTATTCTGTATAGCTCTGATCACGAGATGGGCAATTCGCTCAAGATTACCCCGGATATTTATCTTTCCCGTGAGTCCAAGCTGCTGGAAAAAATATCCATAGGCAAAGGTCCCAAGGATTACATGTTTCTGTTGGGATATGCAGGCTGGGGGCCTGGTCAGCTGGAGGATGAGCTGATGGATAACTCCTGGTTGACGGTTCCCGGAGACCTGGAGGTTCTGTTCAACACTCCAGATGACCGCAAGTGGAAACAGGCTGCGCGCCGCTACGGTATTAATATTTCTATTTTCAGCGACATTGTCGGCAACGCCTGA
- a CDS encoding formylglycine-generating enzyme family protein: MGSIGSQERLQIRRDDLQAHWDLQRQKLSALEREKILETRVEEEMRLEGKIKRIKDQLQSLEEELVLVERELQSAQSALTPDQAQADAGLDISPSPAMPSPAMPSPGMPGQTHIVNQGSIGVNIGQSCAPVHIHMPSVPGMEKALQPILPYEPEMIEIPEGPFLMGSQPEEGYPEHERPQHSVHLPAFFISTTPITNAQYEHFVRQSGHDAPKGWLLRKPPSEKHDHPVTQVNWHDAAAYCAWLYGQSGRAYRLPTEAEWEKAARFSDARLYPWGNEWQVHCCNYGAEDTSPVDAFPQGASAYGCLDMLGNVREWTSTIWGSSPTQADFFYPFQQDGRDATSFPGAGSVFRIHRGGSFRDTPIHLRCSARGFSPESSKVAWCGFRVVMVKE; this comes from the coding sequence ATGGGAAGTATAGGAAGTCAGGAACGTCTTCAAATACGCAGGGATGATCTGCAGGCACACTGGGATTTACAACGTCAAAAGCTCTCAGCTCTCGAACGGGAGAAGATCCTGGAAACCCGTGTTGAGGAGGAGATGCGCCTTGAGGGAAAAATTAAGCGAATCAAAGACCAGCTCCAGTCTCTTGAAGAAGAACTGGTGCTTGTAGAAAGGGAGTTACAGAGTGCGCAGAGCGCTCTTACTCCTGATCAGGCACAGGCAGACGCAGGGCTTGATATATCTCCATCTCCAGCTATGCCATCTCCAGCTATGCCGTCACCTGGGATGCCTGGACAAACACATATCGTCAATCAAGGCAGCATAGGGGTAAATATCGGTCAATCCTGTGCCCCGGTCCATATTCATATGCCCAGTGTACCCGGTATGGAGAAGGCGTTGCAACCAATTCTCCCCTATGAACCGGAGATGATTGAGATACCAGAGGGCCCTTTTCTCATGGGCAGTCAGCCAGAAGAAGGGTACCCGGAACATGAAAGACCTCAGCACTCTGTTCACTTACCTGCTTTTTTTATCAGTACAACACCCATCACCAATGCGCAGTATGAGCACTTTGTCCGGCAAAGTGGGCATGATGCCCCAAAGGGCTGGCTCTTGCGCAAGCCTCCATCAGAGAAACATGACCATCCCGTAACCCAGGTCAACTGGCACGATGCTGCTGCATACTGCGCATGGCTCTACGGACAGAGCGGGCGGGCCTATCGGCTGCCAACAGAAGCAGAGTGGGAAAAAGCAGCCCGTTTTTCCGATGCCAGACTCTATCCCTGGGGCAACGAGTGGCAGGTCCATTGCTGCAATTACGGTGCAGAGGATACCTCGCCGGTCGATGCTTTTCCACAGGGCGCGAGTGCCTATGGCTGCCTGGATATGCTCGGCAATGTGCGGGAGTGGACCTCCACCATCTGGGGCTCCAGCCCTACGCAGGCGGATTTTTTCTATCCTTTCCAGCAAGACGGCAGAGACGCGACGTCGTTCCCCGGAGCCGGATCAGTCTTTCGTATTCACCGGGGAGGCAGTTTTCGGGATACTCCTATACATCTTCGTTGTTCTGCACGCGGCTTTTCTCCAGAGAGCAGTAAGGTCGCTTGGTGCGGGTTTCGTGTCGTTATGGTGAAAGAATAA
- a CDS encoding SIR2 family protein, with amino-acid sequence MPRIKLDAQQTVRSSDWRQVVLDQLRSGKALPIVSNNFHDDLLLCGHKQLVRDYANHYKIPENSGYDLPAAVQYNTVMREVAGAADIIRREYLDFVKSRLMDRAEEENTDGSLTDLLEDQESQFDEHDFSTLSANLGYPRFDVPEKDPLLILAGFDLPIYLTTSYHSFLEQALRKAGKQPHTMICSWHSRIPGDNDPLATDYRPSVQEPLVCHLHGLDTCPESLVLSEDDHLSFLVNVSRDRHLIPNRLRQALNDSSLLLLGYDLIAWDFRTLFYSLIKKRSYRLQSVCVLQLHPSAEEQAYLNRYMDEVDFKVFWGDTTAYLQQLFTGLRG; translated from the coding sequence ATGCCGAGAATAAAATTAGATGCCCAGCAAACTGTCCGTTCCAGTGATTGGCGCCAGGTCGTTCTGGATCAGTTGCGCAGCGGCAAGGCCTTGCCTATTGTCAGTAATAATTTTCACGATGATCTGCTCTTGTGCGGTCATAAACAGTTGGTGCGGGATTATGCCAATCATTACAAGATTCCTGAGAATTCCGGTTATGATCTTCCTGCCGCAGTGCAGTACAATACGGTGATGCGGGAGGTTGCAGGGGCGGCTGATATTATCCGACGGGAGTATCTTGATTTTGTTAAGAGCCGTCTCATGGACAGAGCAGAGGAGGAAAATACTGATGGCAGTCTGACAGACCTGCTGGAGGATCAGGAAAGTCAGTTTGATGAACATGACTTTTCCACCTTGTCCGCTAATCTTGGATATCCGCGTTTTGATGTGCCGGAGAAAGATCCTTTGCTCATTCTTGCTGGGTTTGACCTGCCCATCTATTTGACCACCTCCTATCATAGTTTTCTGGAGCAGGCTCTGCGTAAAGCAGGAAAGCAACCCCATACCATGATCTGTAGCTGGCATTCCAGGATTCCTGGAGATAATGACCCCTTGGCCACAGACTACCGACCCTCGGTGCAGGAACCCCTGGTCTGCCATCTCCACGGTTTGGATACCTGTCCAGAGTCTTTGGTCCTCAGTGAGGATGATCATCTCTCCTTTCTGGTGAATGTTTCCCGTGATCGCCATCTGATTCCTAATCGTCTGCGTCAGGCCCTGAATGACTCCTCCCTGCTTCTGCTTGGCTATGATTTGATTGCCTGGGATTTTCGTACTCTGTTCTATAGCCTGATAAAAAAACGTTCTTATCGCCTCCAAAGCGTCTGCGTGCTCCAGCTTCATCCCTCAGCAGAGGAACAGGCCTACCTGAATCGTTACATGGATGAGGTGGATTTTAAGGTCTTTTGGGGCGATACCACAGCATATCTGCAACAACTTTTTACCGGACTGCGGGGGTAG
- a CDS encoding SIR2 family protein has product MPRIKKRGKGKAQVPGWRRNIIEQLREGKVLPIVGNAMHNDLLLQGHQQSVEAYRDFLAEEHGYPPACIKDLSLPGLARYHTIMLGSAEGRRLPGAELAVKREYLNFIKNRLFDLVEASDTEGMITGLLEEEEAQFDQHDFSLMAANLGRPAFAAPDADPLLILASFDIPIYITTSYHCFLEQALWAAGKKPRTGLCSWWSFDPNLVLPVPDLFADDYEPSVLEPLVYHLHGLDSCPESLVLSEDDYLAFLVNISQDQVNSSQENKMIHPRLRHALSDSSLMVLGYDLGDWDFRSLLYGLIKRRPAQPRNQSVCDLQLQPSPEDLAFLERSMSDVDFEVFQGDFAEYLRQVYVDLQR; this is encoded by the coding sequence ATGCCAAGAATCAAGAAGAGAGGAAAAGGAAAGGCGCAGGTTCCCGGCTGGCGGCGGAATATTATTGAGCAGTTGCGGGAAGGCAAGGTTTTGCCTATTGTCGGTAATGCGATGCATAATGATTTGCTGCTCCAGGGGCATCAGCAAAGTGTGGAGGCATACCGTGACTTTCTTGCTGAGGAGCACGGGTATCCTCCGGCCTGCATCAAGGACCTTTCTCTTCCGGGCCTTGCCCGTTACCATACTATTATGCTCGGGTCTGCCGAGGGCAGGCGTTTGCCAGGCGCGGAACTCGCCGTGAAGCGGGAATACCTCAACTTTATCAAGAATCGCCTCTTTGATCTTGTTGAAGCCAGTGACACAGAGGGCATGATAACTGGCTTGCTGGAAGAGGAAGAGGCCCAGTTTGATCAGCACGATTTTTCCCTGATGGCCGCCAATCTCGGGCGACCTGCCTTTGCTGCGCCGGATGCGGATCCTCTCCTGATCCTTGCCAGTTTTGATATTCCCATCTATATCACCACCTCGTATCATTGTTTTTTAGAACAGGCCCTCTGGGCGGCAGGGAAGAAACCCCGCACCGGGCTCTGTTCCTGGTGGTCTTTTGATCCAAATCTGGTGCTTCCTGTCCCGGACCTCTTTGCTGATGACTACGAACCAAGCGTTTTGGAACCCCTGGTCTATCATCTGCACGGCCTGGACAGTTGCCCCGAGTCCCTGGTGCTGAGTGAGGACGATTATCTTGCTTTTCTGGTGAATATCTCTCAGGATCAGGTCAACAGCTCGCAGGAGAACAAGATGATTCATCCCCGCCTGCGCCATGCCCTGAGTGATTCCTCCCTGATGGTGTTGGGCTATGATCTTGGTGATTGGGATTTCCGTTCTTTGCTCTATGGGTTGATTAAACGACGGCCTGCTCAGCCCCGCAATCAGAGCGTCTGCGACCTCCAGTTGCAGCCTTCACCGGAAGATCTGGCCTTTCTGGAGCGCTCTATGAGTGATGTGGATTTTGAGGTTTTTCAGGGGGATTTTGCGGAATATCTGCGGCAGGTGTATGTGGATTTGCAGCGGTAG